From Falco cherrug isolate bFalChe1 chromosome 4, bFalChe1.pri, whole genome shotgun sequence, one genomic window encodes:
- the LOC102055365 gene encoding deoxyribonuclease-1-like, producing MAASKLVLPLLVAVLLHVATTLKIGAFNIKTFGDSKMSNQTIANIIVSILSEYDIIVVQELRDADLSSVKKLMDQLNSTSLHPYNFLASIPLGRTSYKEQYLYIYRSDMVSVLGSYYYDDGCEPCGTDTFSREPFIVKFSSPTTRVEEFVIVPLHATPSHAPEEIDALYEVYTDVVNKWATNNILLLGDFNADCSYVTSTEWPSIRLRSLDACEWLIPDSADTTVADTTDCAYDRIVACGTALRQDIEPGSATVNNFQKTFHLQRKDALAVSDHFPVEVILKAR from the exons ATGGCAGCCTCAAAGCTGGTGCTGCCACTGCTGGTTGCAGTACTGCTGCACGTGGCCACCACACTGAAGATTGGTGCCTTCAACATCAAGACATTTGGGGACAGCAAGATGTCCAACCAGACTATTGCAAATATCATCGTCTCT ATCCTGTCAGAGTATGACATCATCGTGGTGCAGGAGCTCCGGGATGCCGACTTGAGCTCCGTGAAGAAGCTCATGGACCAGCTCAACAG cacatccctgcaCCCATACAACTTTTTGGCCAGCATCCCCCTGGGTCGGACCAGCTACAAGGAGCAGTACCTTTACATCTACAG GTCGGACATGGTCTCTGTGCTGGGAAGCTACTACTATGACGACGGCTGTGAGCCCTGTGGGACCGATACCTTCAGCAGGGAGCCCTTCATCGTGAAGTTCTCCTCACCCACCACAC GGGTCGAGGAGTTTGTGATAGTGCCCCTGCATGCCACGCCCAGCCACGCACCGGAGGAGATCGATGCGCTCTATGAGGTCTACACCGACGTTGTCAACAAGTGGGCGACTAAC AACATCCTCCTCCTGGGTGACTTCAACGCTGACTGCTCCTACGTGACCAGCACCGAGTGGCCGTCCATCCGCCTGCGCTCCCTTGACGCCTGCGAGTGGCTCATCCCCGACAGCGCCGACACCACCGTCGCTGACACCACTGACTGCGCCTATGACCG CATTGTCGCCTGTGGCACCGCGCTGCGCCAAGACATCGAGCCCGGCTCCGCCACTGTCAACAACTTTCAGAAGACTTTCCACCTCCAGAGGAAGGAT GCTTTGGCTGTCAGCGACCATTTCCCAGTGGAGGTGATCCTGAAAGCCCGCTGA
- the LOC102046646 gene encoding deoxyribonuclease-1-like 2 has protein sequence MGTMVLSLSLLAVALLCPATATLRVGAFNIQAFGDTKMSNKEVADIIVSILRRYDVVLVQEVRDSDLSAVTELMEQLNSMSTSPYDYEISGPLGRENYKEMYLFIYRTDVVSVVDTYQYEDPQDVFSREPFILRVSAPHTKVGEFVLVPLHSAPHNAVAEIDALYDAYLAIISKWGTDNIMFLGDFNADCAYIQPSDWSAIRLRTSDIFKWLLPDGTDTTVGKSDCAYDRIVVCGTKLKRSIVPNSAAVYNFQRAFQLEQEEALAVSDHYPVEVKLMA, from the exons ATGGGGACCATGGTGCTGTCACTGTCCTTGCTAGCTGTGGCTCTCCTGTGCCCAGCCACCGCCACACTGCGTGTTGGTGCCTTCAACATCCAGGCGTTCGGTGACACCAAGATGTCCAACAAGGAAGTGGCGGACATCATCGTCAGC ATCCTGCGCCGCTACGACGTGGTGCTGGTGCAGGAGGTGCGCGACTCCGACCTCAGCGCTGTCACCGAGCTCATGGAGCAGCTCAACAG CATGTCCACGTCACCATATGACTATGAGATCAGTGGCCCCCTGGGACGGGAAAACTACAAGGAGATGTACCTCTTCATCTACAG GACAGATGTTGTATCTGTGGTGGACACCTACCAATATGAGGACCCCCAGGATGTCTTCAGCCGGGAGCCATTCATCCTGAGGGTCTCGGCACCACACACCA AGGTGGGGGAGTTTGTGCTGGTGCCGCTGCACTCAGCCCCGCACAATGCTGTTGCCGAGATTGATGCGCTTTACGATGCCTACCTGGCCATCATCAGCAAGTGGGGGACCGAC aacaTCATGTTCCTGGGGGACTTCAATGCTGACTGCGCCTACATCCAGCCAAGTGACTGGTCAGCCATCCGCCTGCGCACCAGCGACATCTTCAAGTGGCTGCTCCCCGACGGCACCGACACCACCGTGGGGAAGTCAGACTGTGCCTATGACAG GATCGTGGTGTGTGGCACCAAGCTGAAGAGAAGCATCGTGCCAAATTCAGCTGCTGTCTACAACTTCCAGCGCGCtttccagctggagcaggaggag GCTCTGGCAGTCAGTGACCACTACCCAGTTGAGGTGAAGCTGATGGCTTGA
- the ECI1 gene encoding enoyl-CoA delta isomerase 1, mitochondrial isoform X1, translated as MAAVGTLGRRIARSGVLPLCHRPAWGTAARQPPGPRLPPGLPRAPSRAFSNNKILVELDESSGVATMKFKSPPVNSLSLDFITEFCISLEKLENDRTCRGVIFTSAVPKIFSSGLDITEMCGKSTEHYAEFWRAVQEMWLRLYGSNMVTVAAVNGSSPAGGCLIALTCDYRIMVDNPKFSIGLNEAQLGIVAPFWFKDTFVNVVGHRVAERSLQLGSLHPAAEAHKFGLVDELVPEEKLQEKAAAVMAQWLALPDHARQLTKSMMRKAVLDRLVAHREEDIQNFISFISKESIQKSLRMYMEMLKKKKS; from the exons ATGGCGGCGGTGGGGACCCTTGGCCGCCGCATTGCCCGGTCAG GCGTGCTGCCCCTCTGCCACCGGCCGGCGTGGGGCACAgccgcccggcagccccccggcccccggctgccccccggcCTCCCGCGCGCCCCGAGCCGAGCCTTCAGCAACAACAAGATCCTGGTGGAGCTGGACGAGAGCTCAG GCGTCGCCACAATGAAGTTCAAGAGCCCCCCAGTCAACAGCCTCAGCCTGGACTTCATCACCGAGTTTTGCATAAGCCTGGAGAAGCTAGAGAATGACCGGACCTGCCGGGGTGTGATCTTTACATCC GCAGTCCCCAAAATCTTCTCATCTGGCCTGGACATCACCGAGATGTGTGGGAAGAGCACGGAGCACTATGCCGAGTTCTGGAGAGCCGTGCAGGAGATGTGGCTCCGGCTGTACGGCTCCAATATGGTCACTGTCGCTGCAGTCAAT GGGTCCAGCCCGGCGGGAGGCTGTCTCATTGCCTTGACATGTGACTACAGAATCATGGTGGACAACCCCAAATTCAGCATTGGCCTGAATGAAGCCCAGCTGGGCATCGTGGCTCCCTTCTG GTTTAAGGACACATTTGTGAATGTTGTGGGACACCGAGTTGCTGAACGCTCCCTCCAGCTGGGCTCCCTCCACCCTGCAGCTGAGGCCCACAAGTTTGGCCTTGTGGACGAGCTGGTGCCAGAGGAGAAGCTCCAGGAGAAGGCTGCGGCTGTTATGGCACAGTGGCTGGCCCTTCCCG ACCATGCCCGTCAGCTCACCAAGTCCATGATGAGGAAGGCAGTGTTGGATCGCCTGGTTGCTCACCGGGAGGAAGACATTCAGAACTTCAtcagtttcatttcaaaagagTCCATCCAGAAGTCACTTCGCATGTACATGGAGAtgctgaagaagaagaagagctGA
- the ECI1 gene encoding enoyl-CoA delta isomerase 1, mitochondrial isoform X2, whose product MAAVGTLGRRIARSGVLPLCHRPAWGTAARQPPGPRLPPGLPRAPSRAFSNNKILVELDESSGVATMKFKSPPVNSLSLDFITEFCISLEKLENDRTCRGVIFTSAVPKIFSSGLDITEMCGKSTEHYAEFWRAVQEMWLRLYGSNMVTVAAVNGSSPAGGCLIALTCDYRIMVDNPKFSIGLNEAQLGIVAPFWFKDTFVNVVGHRVAERSLQLGSLHPAAEAHKFGLVDELVPEEKLQEKAAAVMAQWLALPVQLPAGGFFSHLSLLVQRALWCAVLPRLEAPARGGSG is encoded by the exons ATGGCGGCGGTGGGGACCCTTGGCCGCCGCATTGCCCGGTCAG GCGTGCTGCCCCTCTGCCACCGGCCGGCGTGGGGCACAgccgcccggcagccccccggcccccggctgccccccggcCTCCCGCGCGCCCCGAGCCGAGCCTTCAGCAACAACAAGATCCTGGTGGAGCTGGACGAGAGCTCAG GCGTCGCCACAATGAAGTTCAAGAGCCCCCCAGTCAACAGCCTCAGCCTGGACTTCATCACCGAGTTTTGCATAAGCCTGGAGAAGCTAGAGAATGACCGGACCTGCCGGGGTGTGATCTTTACATCC GCAGTCCCCAAAATCTTCTCATCTGGCCTGGACATCACCGAGATGTGTGGGAAGAGCACGGAGCACTATGCCGAGTTCTGGAGAGCCGTGCAGGAGATGTGGCTCCGGCTGTACGGCTCCAATATGGTCACTGTCGCTGCAGTCAAT GGGTCCAGCCCGGCGGGAGGCTGTCTCATTGCCTTGACATGTGACTACAGAATCATGGTGGACAACCCCAAATTCAGCATTGGCCTGAATGAAGCCCAGCTGGGCATCGTGGCTCCCTTCTG GTTTAAGGACACATTTGTGAATGTTGTGGGACACCGAGTTGCTGAACGCTCCCTCCAGCTGGGCTCCCTCCACCCTGCAGCTGAGGCCCACAAGTTTGGCCTTGTGGACGAGCTGGTGCCAGAGGAGAAGCTCCAGGAGAAGGCTGCGGCTGTTATGGCACAGTGGCTGGCCCTTCCCG TTCAGCTTCCAGCCGGTGGGTTTTTCTCACACCTTTCCCTGCTGGTTCAAAGAGCCCTTTGGTGTGCAGTACTTCCCCGTTTGGAGGCACCTGCACGTGGTGGCAGTGGCTGA